CCCGGACTGGCAGTAGCCGCATTGCGGCACCTGCTCGGCGACCCATGCCTTCTGCAAGGGATGATCACCCTTGGCGGAGAGGCCTTCGATGGTGGTGATCTTCTTGCCGGCGACATCGCCGACCATGGTCTGGCACGAGCGCACGGCTTCACCGTTGACGTGCACGGTGCAAGCCCCGCACAAGCCGGCACCGCAGCCGAACTTGGTGCCGGTCATTTGCAATTGCTCGCGGATGGCCCAGAGGAGCGGCGTGTCGTTCGCCGCATCCACGGACAGACTCCGCCCGTTGATGGTGAGAGTTGGCATAGGCGTCTTCCCCTGCCGGTGCATGAAGCCGCTTACGGCGGCAACTTGTCTGACCGAAACCCACCGGGCTGGTGCCGGTCTTGGCGGCAAGAATGATCGGGTTCGGGGGCGGTGGCAAATGCAATTTGGAACGGGTCGAAACAAACCGCGTCTGCACTCGCTCGTTGTGCGCCGCGCCAACGGTGCCGACGCAGCGACTGGACGCAACAGACAGCGCGCCGCACATGTGTGCCATCACGTTGAGGCAGTTTCTTCCAGGTAACTTGGCGCTAGAGTACGATCGTTGCCGCGGGCGTCCCTTCGCCTTGTGGGAGAAGGTGCACCGTCATCGTTGCTAGAGTGAACAAGTGTCGTAGGGTGGGCAAAGCGACGCGTGCCCACGTCCGCAACGAGATGAAAAGACGTGGGCACGGCGCAAGTGCGCCTTTGCCCACCCTACGAGACTGGCCTCGCGGAGACATATGTCTCGCTACGGTTTGAGTGGAAGAACAAGAAAGGGCGGAGACAATGCCTGTGATCAATCGGGACGGCGTCAATATCCATTACGAGGTTCACGGCAGCGGTCCGCCGCTGCTGCTCACCCATGGCTGCTCATCGACGTCGGCGATGTGGCACGGGCAGGTCGACGCGCTCGCGAAGGATCACACGCTGATCCTGTGGGACATGCGTGGCCATGGCCAGTCCGATTACCCCGATAATCCCGGCGCCTACAGCGAAGCGCTGACGGTCGCCGACATGGCGGCGATCCTCGATGCCGTCGGCGCCGAGCGTGCCATCATCGGTGGCCTCTCGCTCGGCGGCTACATGTCGCTGGCGTTCTATCGGGCCTATCCGGAACGCGTCCGCGCGCTGCTGATCATCGACACCGGCCCCGGCTTCAAGAAGGACGACGCGCGCGAGGCCTGGAACGCGCGGGCGCTCGGCACCGCCGACAGGCTCGATCGCGAAGGCCTCGGCATGCTGAAATCGGCGACGCGCGAGCGCGCCACCGCCAATCATCGCGACGCCAAGGGATTGGCGCTGGCCGCACGCGGCATGCTGACCCAGCGGGATGCGCGCGTGATCGAGCTGCTGCCCGACATCAAGGTGCCCAGCCTGATCGTGGTCGGCGCCGACGACGCGCCGTTCCTGGCCGCGTCCGATTACATGGCGGCAAAAATCCCCGGCGCACAAAAGGTCGTGATCCCCGCGGCCGGCCACGCCGTCAACATCGATCAGCCCAAGGCTTTTGTTGACGCCGTCGAGCCTTTCCTGAAGAACTTGCCTCAAGAACCTGCCTGAAGAACCTGTCGGCATAGGCTAAGGCAATGGGAACCTGGACCATGATGCGAGCGATCTTCGCGGCGGGCGCGATGACGGCGCTGCTGTCTTCGGCAGTGCAGGCCGAACCATTCGGCGCGGTGCCGCCGCGCCAGCCCTTCGTCACGACCCTGTCGAACAACGTTCCGCTCGCCTTCGGCATGGATGCCGAGCAGACCGCCCGTGCCCTCGGGCAGCCGCTGCAATATGTGCGCGGGCGTCCCGGCAGCGAGATCTATCTCGCGCTGCGCAACCTCGGCGGCAGCGGCCTGATCCCGTACCGCCACCGTCTGTTCCTGCAATTCCGTCATGGACGGCTGGCAGGATGGAAGGAGGATTACGGCGAGAACTGGATGTGGGAGTAGGCGTTGCCCGTTATCCTGAGGAGCTTGCGCAGCAAGCGTCTCGAAGGATGAAAGGCCCCACTGTTGCATCTCGGCCTTCATCCTTCGAGACGCGCGAAGAGCGCGCTCCTCAGGATGAGGGGAGAGAGCAGAGTACGTAGCAACCAAGAAGGACAACCCGCGTGGGACAAGACATCAAGCTGACGGCCTCCGACAATTTCCAGTTTGGCGCCTATCGCGCCGACCCCTCGGGCACGCCGAAAGGCGCGGTGGTGGTGATCCAGGAGATCTTCGGCGTCAATCACCACATCCGCTCGGTCTGCGACCGCCTCGCCGGGGAAGGTTATGTCGCGATCGCGCCGTCGATCTTCGACCGCACCGCGCCGGGCTTCCAGTCGGGCTATTCGCCCGACGAGATCGCCGAAGCGCGCAAGTTCGTCGCCAATCCCGATTGGGCCGCCATGCTGCGCGACACCCAGGCGGCGATCGATGCGGTGAAAAGCGTGGGCCCGGTTGGGATCATCGGCTTCTGTCTCGGCGGCAGCATCGCGTTTGTCGCGGCGACGCGGCTGTCGGGACTGAAGGCTGCGATCGGCTACTACGGCGGCGCCGTCGTGCGCTTTGCCGAGGAGACACCGAAGGTGCCGACGCAACTGCATTTCGGCGAGAAGGATGCGGGCATCCCCCTGACCGACGTCGAGACCATCAAGTCGAAGCGGCCGGACGTGGAGGTCTTCGTCTATCCGGGCGCGCAGCACGGCTTCCATTGCGACGAGCGCGCCAGCTACGACAAGGCCAGCGCCGACATCGCCTGGCCGCGCAGCATGGCGTTCTTCGCAAAGCATTTGACGAAGTAACACCACCCGTCATGCGCGGGCTTGACCCGCGCATCCATCAAACGAGGCATTTTTCTCAAGTGGATGGATTGCCGGGTCAAGCCCGGCAATGACACCTCAGAGCAGGAATCGGGTGGCGGCTTCCTGCCGCCCCGCACTGGAGCTGGCCGGTCAAATCCCCGGAATGACCGAGCAAAAAAGTCGGGCTGAAATCTAGAACCAGCGCTCGCCGACGAACACGGTGTCGCCGGGGTTCAAGGGGGTGCCGAGCGGCACCACGGCGCGCATGGAGCCGCCGTTCTCGGTATGTGTGATGGTGACGACGTCGCGCTTGGCGCGGGGCGAGAAGCCGCCGGCGATCGCGACCGCGCTTTCGACCGTCATGTTCGGCACGTAGGGATACTGGCCGGGCGCCGTGACTTCGCCGAGAATGAAGAATGGGCGATAGGACTCGACCTCGACAGCGACCGAAGGCTCGCGGATATAGCCGTTGCGCAGCCGCGCGGCGATTTCACCGGCGAGCCCTGCCGGAGTGCGACCGCGTGCGGGCACGCCGCCGATCAGCGGCATCGTGATCGAACCACCGGCATCGATGGCGTAGCTGTTGGTGAGACCTTCCTGGCCGTAGACCACGACGCGAAGCTTGTCGCCGGCGTCGAGATGGTAGGAGGCATCGTAACGTGCCGCCATCGGCGCGGCGTAGCCGACCGG
The sequence above is drawn from the Bradyrhizobium amphicarpaeae genome and encodes:
- a CDS encoding alpha/beta fold hydrolase; this translates as MPVINRDGVNIHYEVHGSGPPLLLTHGCSSTSAMWHGQVDALAKDHTLILWDMRGHGQSDYPDNPGAYSEALTVADMAAILDAVGAERAIIGGLSLGGYMSLAFYRAYPERVRALLIIDTGPGFKKDDAREAWNARALGTADRLDREGLGMLKSATRERATANHRDAKGLALAARGMLTQRDARVIELLPDIKVPSLIVVGADDAPFLAASDYMAAKIPGAQKVVIPAAGHAVNIDQPKAFVDAVEPFLKNLPQEPA
- a CDS encoding polysaccharide biosynthesis/export family protein, with the translated sequence MPVARAFRWSILAASLAASAALTLGGCMQTAGPVAVMQPRADLDSMAYGQPYSGPQPVVVANNGGGAIAALSNSFAASPAPMPVGYAAPMAARYDASYHLDAGDKLRVVVYGQEGLTNSYAIDAGGSITMPLIGGVPARGRTPAGLAGEIAARLRNGYIREPSVAVEVESYRPFFILGEVTAPGQYPYVPNMTVESAVAIAGGFSPRAKRDVVTITHTENGGSMRAVVPLGTPLNPGDTVFVGERWF
- a CDS encoding (2Fe-2S)-binding protein gives rise to the protein MPTLTINGRSLSVDAANDTPLLWAIREQLQMTGTKFGCGAGLCGACTVHVNGEAVRSCQTMVGDVAGKKITTIEGLSAKGDHPLQKAWVAEQVPQCGYCQSGQIMQAASLLSKNPNPTKEEVVAHMDGNLCRCMTYSRIQKAIMRAASEMRTASASGNERRPT
- a CDS encoding dienelactone hydrolase family protein produces the protein MGQDIKLTASDNFQFGAYRADPSGTPKGAVVVIQEIFGVNHHIRSVCDRLAGEGYVAIAPSIFDRTAPGFQSGYSPDEIAEARKFVANPDWAAMLRDTQAAIDAVKSVGPVGIIGFCLGGSIAFVAATRLSGLKAAIGYYGGAVVRFAEETPKVPTQLHFGEKDAGIPLTDVETIKSKRPDVEVFVYPGAQHGFHCDERASYDKASADIAWPRSMAFFAKHLTK